A window of the Desulfotignum phosphitoxidans DSM 13687 genome harbors these coding sequences:
- a CDS encoding NAD-dependent epimerase/dehydratase family protein: protein MKFLVTGATGFIGPYLVKELTRRGHACRCLVRDIEKAVPMLPENLVELVQTDIRETHRLAGIADGMDGVFHLATMGHAYHYNVPDQDFFDINVQGTENIAREALTSNVKRFVHCSSVAAMGVCKETPADENTLCRPVHPYGISKLAAEKKIMELIQTRNLPASIIRFSMVYGPGDWRDMLKLVRLYKKGLYPKVGNRPKLTPLIHVTDAVNGLIQAYEKGRIGQLYFLTNETPEKFDDIRQYIAQGLNMKRPVLYVPEWMALTGAGMIETLFKMIGKVPPVTRNNIRSTLADRVFSVEKSIRDLEFATHVPAKQGIVETVKWYKEKGWV from the coding sequence ATGAAATTTCTGGTTACCGGCGCCACCGGCTTTATCGGACCCTATCTGGTGAAAGAACTGACCCGGCGCGGCCATGCCTGCCGGTGTCTGGTCAGAGACATTGAAAAAGCTGTTCCCATGCTGCCTGAAAACCTTGTTGAATTGGTTCAGACAGATATCAGAGAAACACACCGGCTGGCAGGCATTGCCGATGGTATGGACGGAGTGTTTCACCTGGCCACCATGGGCCATGCCTATCATTACAATGTTCCGGACCAGGATTTTTTTGATATCAATGTACAGGGCACTGAAAATATCGCCCGAGAGGCCCTGACATCAAACGTGAAGCGGTTTGTCCACTGCAGTTCGGTTGCCGCCATGGGCGTATGCAAGGAGACCCCGGCCGATGAAAACACCTTGTGCCGGCCGGTGCATCCCTATGGTATCAGCAAGCTGGCAGCGGAAAAAAAAATCATGGAACTGATCCAGACCCGAAATCTGCCGGCATCCATCATCCGGTTTTCCATGGTGTACGGCCCCGGCGACTGGCGGGACATGCTCAAACTGGTCCGTTTATACAAAAAAGGCCTGTACCCGAAAGTCGGGAACCGGCCCAAACTCACGCCGTTGATCCATGTCACCGATGCTGTGAACGGACTGATCCAGGCCTATGAAAAAGGCCGGATCGGTCAACTGTATTTTCTGACCAATGAAACCCCTGAAAAATTCGATGATATCCGGCAGTACATCGCCCAAGGACTGAATATGAAACGGCCGGTTCTGTATGTCCCGGAATGGATGGCTCTGACTGGGGCCGGTATGATTGAAACCCTGTTTAAAATGATCGGCAAAGTACCGCCCGTGACCCGGAACAATATCCGGTCCACCCTGGCGGACCGGGTGTTTTCAGTGGAAAAATCCATCAGAGATCTGGAGTTTGCCACCCATGTGCCGGCAAAACAGGGGATTGTTGAAACCGTGAAATGGTATAAAGAAAAAGGATGGGTATAG